A region of Hydrogenimonas cancrithermarum DNA encodes the following proteins:
- a CDS encoding ORF6N domain-containing protein produces MHELIVSEESIQNRIFTIRGQQVMLDSDLALLYNVETKQLNKAVSRNLKRFPEHFRFQLTQEEFDNLRYQNGTSSQNSKRHGGRRYLPYAFTEQGVSMLSAVRFKICKEMEAYLEVLGKEFLRRWMRGKRL; encoded by the coding sequence ATGCATGAGTTGATCGTCAGTGAAGAGAGTATTCAAAATCGTATTTTTACCATAAGAGGCCAGCAGGTGATGCTCGACAGTGACCTTGCGCTTTTATATAATGTTGAAACCAAACAGTTGAACAAGGCAGTCAGCCGAAACCTCAAGCGTTTCCCCGAGCATTTCAGATTTCAACTGACACAAGAGGAGTTTGACAACTTGAGGTACCAAAATGGAACCTCAAGCCAAAATAGCAAGCGACATGGGGGTAGGCGCTATCTTCCCTATGCATTCACAGAGCAGGGCGTTTCAATGCTCAGTGCCGTACGGTTTAAAATCTGTAAAGAGATGGAGGCGTATCTCGAAGTATTGGGGAAAGAGTTCTTAAGACGATGGATGAGGGGAAAGAGGTTGTAG
- the pglX gene encoding BREX-1 system adenine-specific DNA-methyltransferase PglX encodes MPTYIRLTDYKSSEEKERGFFDPANRYEAKQEDFEKIPGSPIAYWLSENIISIFENAKPFSDFVDSRVGLDTGDNEYFVRYWFEVCFDKTSFDSVSIDDFYSKDKKWVGHTKGGDFRRWYGNLESVLAFDKVNYELLLESGNHLPNRQFYFTEGFNWSRVSSGKFAVRYIPNGYVFNSGCPTAFASKNAIRYYLSLMNSKLIDNFIKILNPTINFQSGTISKVPIMFPKNNDRKEFINQLTQQNIDISKEEWDSRETSWDFRINELIRMKNEVLKAESCKLEDAYNAYCEYWREKFFQLHTNEEELNRLFIDIYGLQDELTPEVPLEDITILKNEAKIIDGELIFQKDEIVKQLVSYAVGVMFDRYSLDHVGLHIADMGVSLEEANAKFDISHPTFEADDDNIIPVLEDDYFDDDIVGRFHAFLKAAFGEEYLEENIRFVEEALGKSLRRYFVKDFYEDHIKRYKKRPIYWMVSSPKHAFNALFYMHRYRPDIFARIQTGYLHEYMAKLEAKLADARRVALDESSSARDKKAAQKEITRIEKALKELRAFDNDALSHYAAQSIEIDLDDGVKVNYCRFKEILWPIKSLCK; translated from the coding sequence ATGCCAACCTATATCCGCCTGACCGACTACAAAAGTAGCGAAGAGAAAGAGCGGGGTTTTTTCGACCCTGCCAACCGATATGAAGCGAAGCAGGAGGATTTCGAGAAGATTCCGGGGAGTCCTATTGCTTACTGGTTAAGCGAAAATATAATTAGTATCTTTGAAAATGCAAAACCATTTTCTGATTTTGTTGATTCTCGTGTAGGTCTTGATACAGGAGATAACGAATATTTTGTTAGATATTGGTTTGAAGTGTGTTTTGATAAAACTTCTTTTGATAGCGTATCGATTGATGATTTTTATAGTAAGGATAAAAAATGGGTTGGACACACAAAAGGTGGTGATTTTAGAAGATGGTACGGAAATTTAGAGAGTGTGTTGGCTTTTGATAAAGTAAATTATGAGTTACTGTTGGAATCTGGAAACCATCTGCCTAATAGGCAGTTTTATTTTACGGAGGGATTTAACTGGTCAAGAGTCAGTTCAGGAAAGTTTGCTGTCAGATACATCCCAAATGGATATGTTTTTAATTCAGGATGTCCAACTGCATTTGCAAGTAAAAATGCCATAAGATATTATCTGTCATTGATGAATTCAAAGCTTATAGATAATTTTATTAAAATATTGAATCCAACAATAAACTTTCAATCAGGAACAATATCTAAAGTTCCTATAATGTTTCCAAAAAATAATGATAGGAAGGAATTTATAAACCAACTCACCCAACAAAATATCGATATCTCCAAAGAAGAGTGGGACAGCCGCGAAACCTCGTGGGACTTTCGTATCAACGAGTTGATACGAATGAAAAACGAAGTCTTAAAAGCGGAGAGTTGTAAGTTGGAGGATGCCTACAACGCCTACTGCGAGTACTGGAGAGAGAAGTTTTTTCAGCTACATACCAATGAAGAAGAACTCAACCGCCTCTTTATCGACATTTACGGTCTTCAGGACGAACTCACCCCCGAAGTCCCGCTGGAGGACATCACTATCCTCAAAAACGAAGCCAAGATCATCGACGGCGAGCTGATCTTTCAAAAAGATGAAATCGTCAAGCAGCTGGTCAGCTACGCCGTGGGGGTGATGTTTGACCGTTACAGCCTCGATCATGTGGGGCTGCACATCGCCGATATGGGGGTGAGCCTCGAGGAGGCGAATGCGAAGTTCGACATTTCTCATCCCACCTTCGAAGCGGATGACGACAACATCATCCCTGTGCTCGAAGACGACTACTTCGACGACGACATCGTGGGGCGTTTTCACGCCTTTTTGAAAGCGGCGTTTGGCGAGGAGTACCTGGAAGAGAACATCCGCTTCGTCGAAGAGGCACTGGGCAAGAGCCTGCGCAGATATTTCGTCAAAGACTTTTACGAAGATCACATCAAACGCTACAAAAAGCGTCCCATCTACTGGATGGTCAGCTCGCCCAAGCACGCCTTCAACGCGCTCTTTTACATGCATCGCTACCGCCCCGACATCTTCGCCCGCATCCAGACGGGCTACCTGCACGAGTACATGGCGAAACTCGAAGCGAAACTCGCCGACGCCCGGCGTGTCGCGCTCGACGAGAGCAGCAGCGCCCGCGACAAAAAAGCGGCGCAAAAGGAGATCACCCGCATCGAAAAAGCGCTCAAAGAGCTGCGGGCGTTCGACAATGATGCCCTCTCGCACTACGCCGCCCAAAGCATCGAAATAGACCTCGACGACGGGGTCAAGGTGAACTACTGCCGCTTCAAAGAAATCTTGTGGCCCATCAAAAGCCTGTGCAAATGA
- a CDS encoding uS10 family ribosomal protein, producing the protein MSNRTFPTFCNQCGKLINMVEMFGVWKAYEFGNGGPHFCQNSNNAGWSIWKLGHKFTCTMDCWWCGKRVFFHTNGNGDAVLLEKLGSPWVVHPCWEKHKKEQDRMIKNLESDLKKAGYDGKKKKFNLVKSKASDVTIKFKSNDVRILDRYLEKFCKCLVRQNISFRGPHLYPAKQKGDIRTYRRIIKIPSFENLMNLECFRMDVPGNIEMSIE; encoded by the coding sequence GTGTCAAATCGAACCTTTCCGACTTTTTGTAATCAGTGCGGCAAGCTCATTAATATGGTTGAAATGTTTGGCGTATGGAAAGCTTATGAATTTGGAAACGGTGGGCCGCATTTTTGTCAAAATTCAAACAATGCCGGTTGGTCTATTTGGAAACTGGGGCATAAATTTACCTGTACGATGGACTGCTGGTGGTGCGGGAAAAGAGTTTTTTTCCACACAAATGGCAATGGGGATGCTGTATTGCTTGAAAAGTTGGGATCTCCCTGGGTGGTCCATCCGTGTTGGGAGAAACATAAAAAAGAGCAAGACCGAATGATAAAAAATTTGGAGTCAGATCTCAAAAAAGCGGGTTACGATGGTAAAAAAAAGAAATTTAATTTGGTCAAATCTAAAGCATCGGACGTCACTATTAAATTCAAAAGCAACGATGTCAGAATACTGGACAGATATCTCGAAAAGTTTTGTAAATGCCTGGTTCGTCAGAATATCTCTTTCAGAGGTCCCCACCTTTACCCTGCAAAACAGAAAGGTGATATAAGAACATATCGTCGCATTATCAAAATTCCCTCTTTTGAAAATTTAATGAATCTTGAATGTTTCCGAATGGATGTACCCGGAAACATAGAGATGAGTATCGAGTAA
- a CDS encoding Eco57I restriction-modification methylase domain-containing protein, giving the protein MNKSALKRFAVELRRELMGEVLGRIDYLMGFDEASLPAKYRGQTKELAALEKAIERQGKEEVVEQMAYLWANRLIALRYMDAAGINQPMAVSPKAGETQPEIFAEAKAGNIDENLPLDREKFYALLDGKIAADDPQNEAYAMLFLAVCHHYHELMPFMFEEAEDYTELLMPSDLLSSASVRAKVVEAMGEEDCKDVEIIGWIYQFYNAEKKDEVFAALKKNRKVTPQNIPAATQLFTPHWIVKYLVENSLGRLWLRNRPDSKLKDRMRYFIEQEESEHFIRIDSPEKIRLIDPCCGSGHMLTYAFDLLAAIYEEEGYRPSEIPALILERNLYGCDIDKRAASLAAFALTMKAREYHRRFFRKKVRPNIIELQDFGSELFADIKNVGSLLTIDKEAEEFDEGVFGTSSPEYRLQKEMLASRYHVCVTNPPYMGSKGMNKELGDFVKKHYPDSKADLFAAFIERCLEFTEENGYTALITMQSWMFLSSYEKLRTKLLKKYTIKTMAHLDNMVMGIAFGTSATIWQKTKPTKDSTGVYFKISLSDLDENREIKGLW; this is encoded by the coding sequence ATGAACAAATCGGCACTCAAACGCTTCGCCGTGGAGCTGCGCCGGGAGCTGATGGGCGAGGTGCTGGGGCGCATCGACTATCTGATGGGCTTCGACGAAGCGTCGTTGCCGGCGAAATACCGGGGGCAGACGAAAGAGCTGGCGGCGCTCGAAAAGGCGATAGAGCGGCAGGGCAAAGAGGAGGTGGTGGAACAGATGGCGTACCTCTGGGCCAACCGCCTCATCGCCTTGCGGTACATGGATGCGGCGGGTATCAACCAGCCGATGGCCGTCTCGCCCAAAGCGGGAGAGACCCAGCCCGAAATCTTCGCAGAAGCGAAGGCGGGGAACATCGATGAAAACCTACCGTTGGATCGAGAGAAGTTCTATGCGCTGCTCGACGGCAAGATAGCCGCCGACGATCCGCAGAACGAAGCGTATGCCATGCTTTTTCTGGCTGTTTGCCACCACTATCACGAGCTGATGCCCTTCATGTTCGAAGAAGCCGAGGACTACACCGAACTGCTGATGCCCTCCGACCTGCTCTCATCCGCGTCGGTGCGGGCCAAAGTTGTGGAGGCGATGGGGGAAGAGGATTGTAAAGATGTGGAGATCATCGGGTGGATCTACCAGTTTTACAACGCCGAAAAAAAAGACGAAGTCTTCGCCGCGCTCAAAAAGAACCGCAAGGTCACGCCCCAAAATATCCCCGCCGCCACCCAGCTCTTTACGCCCCACTGGATCGTCAAATACCTGGTGGAAAACTCCCTGGGGCGGCTGTGGCTGCGCAACCGGCCAGACTCGAAGCTCAAAGATAGGATGCGCTACTTTATCGAGCAGGAGGAGAGCGAACATTTCATCCGCATCGACTCTCCCGAAAAGATCCGCCTCATCGACCCGTGCTGCGGGTCGGGGCATATGCTTACCTACGCCTTCGACCTGCTCGCGGCCATTTACGAAGAGGAGGGGTACCGCCCTTCGGAGATCCCGGCGCTCATTTTGGAGCGCAACCTCTACGGCTGTGATATCGACAAACGGGCGGCGTCGCTGGCGGCATTCGCGTTGACGATGAAGGCCAGAGAGTACCACCGCCGTTTTTTCCGGAAAAAGGTGAGGCCCAACATCATCGAGCTGCAGGATTTCGGCAGCGAACTCTTCGCCGACATCAAGAATGTCGGATCCCTGCTGACCATCGACAAGGAAGCCGAGGAGTTCGACGAAGGGGTCTTCGGCACTTCCAGCCCCGAGTACAGGCTGCAAAAAGAGATGCTCGCCTCCCGCTACCATGTTTGCGTGACCAACCCGCCCTATATGGGCAGCAAAGGGATGAACAAGGAGCTTGGCGATTTCGTGAAAAAGCACTACCCCGATTCCAAAGCCGACCTTTTCGCCGCCTTTATCGAGCGGTGTCTGGAATTTACGGAAGAAAATGGTTATACAGCTTTAATTACGATGCAAAGTTGGATGTTTTTAAGTAGTTATGAAAAATTGCGGACCAAATTATTAAAAAAATACACAATAAAAACAATGGCTCATTTAGACAATATGGTAATGGGTATAGCCTTTGGAACATCCGCAACCATTTGGCAGAAAACAAAACCAACAAAAGATTCAACTGGTGTATATTTCAAAATTTCTCTTTCAGACTTGGATGAAAATAGAGAAATCAAGGGGTTGTGGTAA
- the pglZ gene encoding BREX-1 system phosphatase PglZ type A yields the protein MNKIGESLEKLFEKHRLVFWYDAEGSMRERYEELELEEVEKIELDGNPFGLKYKVLRVDPGRRFLVYSAKPRPADEANWLLDLELSHHIFHADRASLLVQELGLALPLKPLIERHADFFNAAKRVEKLRRFVSEGSDEESLMLGMCAVVLGCEAAWDAVLQTIFAQMAMQKDAKLEQLQKYGLTQWIYRQAGQYYGYESESPTLKELLVQMLLSHFFTKVDPDKRPLGREAALFVSRWMDSSRNREHFVTLSREVAYEIGVEGVLAPYDAQRLLESDTFEAIDRRILLTLKAMLMQDACPCEEVLETVRLRRTLFWYEDFKNLYEAMEHAASLMSLRLAFQPTVSTLESGFESYTGEWYRIDFHYRKFVYHFRHAEHPEVLKKLSPFVEGRYVTFLRELGDAWQSAVDAMESWRIGGVTMQREFYDRFVAPAVSDDQKKVYVIISDALRYEAGVELAQRLAAHNRLEVESSAMAAALPSYTQLGIASLLPHETLSFDAKDATVYVDHQSSAGTKNRDRILKARFEKSVYLNAEEFLAMGRDEGRAFVKNYRVFYIYHNDIDAAGDKAASESNVFDAVEMAFLKIEKLVKQVFNFNGTHVLITADHGFLYHEADVEDPDQCEMPKGGEVYKSNRRFIIGKDLPNVRCAVKFGAKQLGIDDEAEVSLPRSINKFRVQGAGNRFVHGGMSLQEVVVPLIRCSKRRKDDERTVEVNLIKSFSRITANQIGVSLIQRESVDAKCKPRILKMAFYAKDGTLLSDVQKGIFDKKAQDLRNLEQKFSFHFNAKAGEYNGQTVYLRMMEAVEGTSMERLYKEEPYEMLISFTNDFEEF from the coding sequence ATGAACAAAATCGGAGAATCGCTTGAAAAGCTGTTTGAAAAGCATCGGCTCGTCTTCTGGTATGATGCAGAAGGCTCGATGCGCGAGAGGTATGAGGAGCTGGAACTCGAAGAGGTCGAAAAAATCGAGCTCGACGGCAATCCGTTCGGCTTGAAATACAAGGTTTTAAGAGTCGATCCGGGACGCAGGTTTCTCGTCTACAGTGCAAAGCCCAGGCCGGCCGATGAAGCGAACTGGCTGCTCGATCTGGAGCTTTCCCACCACATCTTTCATGCCGACAGAGCGTCACTGCTGGTGCAGGAGCTGGGGCTTGCACTGCCTCTCAAACCGCTCATCGAGCGGCACGCCGACTTTTTCAACGCCGCCAAACGGGTCGAAAAACTGCGCCGGTTTGTGAGTGAGGGAAGCGACGAAGAGAGCCTGATGCTGGGCATGTGTGCCGTGGTGCTGGGGTGTGAGGCGGCCTGGGATGCGGTGCTGCAAACGATCTTTGCCCAGATGGCCATGCAGAAGGATGCAAAGCTCGAACAGCTACAGAAGTACGGCCTGACACAGTGGATTTACCGGCAGGCCGGGCAATATTACGGCTACGAAAGCGAGTCGCCGACGCTCAAGGAGCTGCTGGTGCAGATGCTTCTAAGCCACTTCTTTACGAAAGTCGATCCCGACAAAAGGCCCCTGGGGCGCGAAGCGGCGCTTTTTGTGAGCCGATGGATGGACAGCAGCAGAAATCGTGAGCACTTCGTCACTCTCTCCAGGGAGGTGGCTTACGAGATTGGCGTAGAGGGGGTGCTGGCACCCTACGATGCGCAGCGGCTGCTCGAGAGCGATACGTTCGAAGCGATCGATCGGCGGATCCTTTTGACGCTCAAAGCGATGCTGATGCAGGACGCCTGCCCATGCGAGGAGGTGCTCGAGACGGTACGCCTGCGGCGCACACTCTTTTGGTACGAAGATTTCAAAAACCTTTACGAAGCGATGGAACATGCGGCATCGCTGATGTCGCTTCGTCTGGCGTTTCAGCCTACCGTCTCAACGCTTGAGAGCGGGTTTGAAAGCTATACGGGCGAGTGGTACCGGATCGATTTTCATTACCGGAAGTTTGTCTATCACTTCCGGCATGCCGAGCATCCGGAGGTTCTCAAAAAACTTTCGCCTTTCGTCGAAGGGCGCTATGTCACTTTTCTGCGCGAGCTCGGGGATGCCTGGCAGAGTGCCGTGGATGCGATGGAGAGCTGGCGGATCGGCGGGGTGACGATGCAGCGCGAGTTTTACGACAGATTCGTCGCGCCGGCCGTTTCGGACGATCAAAAGAAGGTCTATGTCATCATCTCCGATGCGCTGCGCTACGAAGCGGGCGTGGAGCTGGCCCAGAGGCTGGCGGCACACAACCGCCTGGAGGTGGAGAGTTCGGCCATGGCCGCCGCGTTGCCGAGCTATACGCAACTGGGCATCGCATCGCTTTTGCCCCATGAGACGCTCAGCTTCGACGCCAAAGACGCGACGGTCTATGTGGATCATCAAAGCAGTGCGGGAACGAAAAACCGGGACAGGATTCTCAAAGCCCGTTTCGAAAAGTCGGTCTATCTGAATGCCGAGGAGTTTCTGGCGATGGGACGCGACGAAGGGCGGGCGTTTGTGAAGAACTATCGCGTCTTTTACATCTATCACAACGACATCGATGCAGCAGGCGACAAAGCGGCCAGCGAATCGAACGTTTTCGATGCCGTGGAGATGGCCTTTTTAAAGATCGAAAAGCTCGTCAAACAGGTTTTCAACTTCAACGGTACGCATGTGCTGATCACCGCCGATCACGGGTTTTTATACCACGAGGCCGACGTGGAAGATCCTGACCAGTGCGAAATGCCGAAGGGTGGCGAAGTGTACAAGAGCAACCGCCGCTTCATCATCGGCAAAGATCTTCCCAACGTGCGGTGCGCCGTAAAATTTGGAGCAAAGCAGCTGGGCATCGACGACGAGGCGGAGGTGTCGCTGCCGCGCTCTATCAACAAGTTTCGTGTGCAGGGTGCCGGGAACCGCTTCGTTCACGGCGGAATGAGCTTACAGGAGGTCGTAGTGCCGCTGATTCGGTGCAGCAAACGGCGCAAGGATGACGAGCGGACCGTCGAGGTGAATCTCATCAAAAGTTTCAGCCGCATCACCGCCAACCAGATCGGTGTCTCTCTGATACAGCGTGAGAGTGTCGATGCCAAATGCAAGCCCAGAATACTGAAGATGGCATTTTACGCCAAAGACGGAACGCTGCTGAGCGACGTTCAAAAGGGGATTTTCGACAAAAAGGCTCAGGATTTGCGCAATCTTGAGCAGAAGTTTTCTTTCCATTTCAACGCGAAAGCGGGTGAATACAATGGCCAAACGGTCTATTTGAGGATGATGGAGGCGGTCGAGGGCACTTCGATGGAGCGGCTCTACAAAGAGGAGCCCTATGAGATGCTGATATCATTTACCAACGATTTCGAGGAGTTTTGA
- the brxL gene encoding protease Lon-related BREX system protein BrxL — MAALNEKANRYFPGKVVRKDLTKMIKEGANVPVYVLEYLLGMYCATDDEEQIREGVQKVKEILSKNYVRPDEAELIKARIKERGRYKVIDKLTVKLNEKLDRYEAEFSNLGLKGIAIGEGYVKRFEKLLAGGIWCIVTIDYYFDENALKDSPFIIESLKPIQMPNMDMEAFKEARKGFELSEWMDLLIRSTGMEPTNLDESVKWHLVERLVPFVENNYNVCELGPRGTGKSYVYKELSPNSILISGGQTTVANLFYNMARRTVGLVGMWDVVAFDEVAGIRFKDKDGIQIMKDYMESGSFARGKEQIQAKASMVFVGNIDGSIENIVRTSHLLSPFPKEMIDTAFFDRFHYYIPGWEVPKMRPEFFTNEYGFITDYMAEWMRELQKENFSDAIERWFRFGKDLNQRDVKAVKKTVSGLLKLLFPDGSFAKEDVETVLRYAMVGRRRIKEQLKKIGGMEFYDVHFSYIDLENGEERFVTVPESGGNALIPEGELPPGTLYAVASSEVSGHKGLFRIDLQKMAGSGKVTHTGFGSGKTIKDEIKEAINYAQANLHRVSAGAKFKEHDFHIKATDLNGIENVRGLELAIFLSIASGVIERPLLPQMTVLGSMSIGGSIIGTDNLGDALQVASDAGAKRVLIPAADMAQIAQVPADLMAKFQLLIYNDPVDAVFKATGV; from the coding sequence ATGGCGGCGCTGAACGAGAAGGCGAACCGATACTTTCCAGGCAAAGTTGTTCGCAAAGATTTGACCAAGATGATCAAAGAGGGGGCCAACGTCCCGGTCTATGTGCTGGAATACCTGCTGGGTATGTACTGCGCGACGGACGACGAAGAGCAGATACGCGAAGGGGTGCAGAAGGTCAAGGAGATTTTGTCGAAAAACTATGTGCGGCCCGATGAAGCGGAACTGATCAAGGCGCGCATCAAAGAGCGTGGACGCTACAAGGTCATCGACAAACTGACCGTCAAACTCAATGAAAAACTGGACCGTTACGAAGCGGAATTCAGCAATCTGGGGCTTAAAGGCATCGCCATCGGCGAGGGGTATGTCAAGCGGTTCGAAAAGCTGCTGGCGGGGGGCATCTGGTGTATCGTGACGATCGACTACTATTTCGACGAAAATGCCCTCAAGGATTCTCCTTTTATCATCGAGAGTCTCAAACCGATCCAGATGCCGAATATGGATATGGAAGCGTTCAAAGAGGCGAGAAAGGGGTTCGAACTCTCCGAGTGGATGGATCTGCTGATACGAAGTACGGGGATGGAGCCGACCAATCTGGATGAAAGTGTCAAATGGCATCTCGTCGAAAGATTGGTGCCGTTTGTAGAGAACAACTACAATGTCTGCGAACTGGGGCCCAGAGGAACGGGAAAAAGCTATGTCTACAAAGAGCTTTCGCCCAACTCCATTCTGATCTCTGGCGGCCAGACGACCGTGGCGAACCTTTTTTACAATATGGCACGCCGGACGGTCGGCCTGGTGGGTATGTGGGACGTGGTGGCGTTCGATGAAGTGGCGGGCATCCGCTTCAAAGACAAAGACGGCATCCAGATCATGAAAGACTACATGGAGAGCGGATCGTTCGCGCGGGGCAAAGAGCAGATCCAGGCGAAAGCGTCGATGGTTTTCGTGGGCAATATCGACGGTTCTATCGAAAACATCGTGCGCACCTCCCATCTGCTGAGCCCTTTTCCCAAAGAGATGATCGACACCGCCTTTTTCGACCGTTTTCACTACTACATTCCGGGTTGGGAAGTGCCGAAGATGCGGCCCGAGTTCTTTACCAACGAGTACGGTTTCATTACCGACTATATGGCCGAGTGGATGCGCGAACTGCAGAAAGAGAATTTCTCCGACGCCATCGAACGGTGGTTTCGTTTTGGCAAAGATCTGAACCAGCGGGATGTCAAAGCGGTCAAAAAGACGGTCAGTGGACTGCTGAAGCTTCTCTTTCCCGATGGAAGTTTTGCGAAAGAGGATGTGGAGACGGTGCTTCGGTACGCGATGGTCGGGCGGCGGCGCATCAAGGAGCAGCTCAAGAAGATCGGGGGGATGGAGTTTTACGATGTGCATTTCTCGTACATCGACCTCGAAAACGGTGAAGAGAGGTTCGTCACCGTGCCCGAAAGCGGCGGCAACGCGCTGATCCCCGAAGGCGAGCTGCCCCCGGGAACCCTCTATGCCGTGGCTTCGAGCGAAGTGAGCGGGCACAAGGGGCTATTTCGCATCGATCTACAGAAGATGGCGGGAAGCGGTAAGGTGACCCATACGGGATTTGGCAGTGGCAAGACGATCAAGGACGAGATCAAAGAGGCGATCAACTACGCGCAGGCGAATCTGCACAGGGTTTCGGCGGGTGCGAAGTTCAAAGAGCACGATTTCCATATCAAGGCAACCGATCTCAACGGCATCGAGAATGTCCGAGGACTGGAACTGGCCATCTTTCTCTCCATCGCCTCCGGCGTGATCGAGAGGCCGCTGCTGCCGCAGATGACGGTACTTGGATCGATGAGTATCGGAGGGTCGATCATCGGTACGGACAATCTGGGGGATGCGCTTCAGGTGGCGTCGGATGCCGGCGCGAAACGGGTATTGATCCCCGCGGCGGATATGGCGCAGATCGCCCAGGTACCCGCCGATCTGATGGCGAAATTTCAGCTGCTCATCTACAACGACCCCGTGGATGCCGTGTTCAAGGCAACGGGTGTTTGA
- a CDS encoding DUF1788 domain-containing protein codes for MRRENIVKKFDKIYEKVTTEAFLQMKALGGEVPFFISSYPIEQQNEVYSEIERLKHRLYEKSIEVVEVNLYDIVIEILQERNILERLLEKEKSLGPDKMEKTLLGVLDIQKSVIPHIQRKVAENPDAKILFLTGIGEVYPYLRSHVILNNLQNAVKHIPTLMFYPGTYTGRSLELFGRFKDDNYYRAFSLDTTEF; via the coding sequence ATGAGACGTGAAAATATCGTAAAAAAATTCGACAAAATCTATGAAAAGGTCACAACGGAGGCTTTTTTACAGATGAAAGCATTGGGCGGGGAGGTGCCGTTTTTCATCAGCTCTTATCCCATCGAACAGCAAAACGAAGTGTATAGTGAAATCGAAAGGTTGAAGCACCGTCTGTATGAAAAGTCGATAGAAGTCGTCGAAGTCAATCTTTACGATATTGTTATAGAGATCCTGCAGGAACGAAACATTTTAGAAAGACTCCTCGAAAAAGAGAAGAGCCTCGGGCCGGACAAAATGGAGAAAACCCTGCTGGGCGTGTTGGACATTCAAAAAAGCGTCATACCGCATATTCAGCGAAAGGTTGCCGAAAACCCTGACGCGAAGATACTCTTTCTCACAGGTATTGGCGAAGTGTATCCTTACCTACGTTCCCATGTGATTTTGAACAACCTCCAAAACGCCGTCAAACATATCCCGACGCTGATGTTCTACCCCGGCACCTACACGGGACGATCGCTCGAGCTCTTCGGCCGATTCAAGGACGACAACTATTATCGCGCTTTCAGCCTCGATACGACCGAATTTTAA
- a CDS encoding DUF1819 family protein: MKKYQLSFTAVGLMPYEMQMVAQTYLECGKDWNAAEKEIIERNILQKMTKATLKRKLQEFKKRCTALNDEELMRLAENKEIKAFAFLSAIKTYALLYEFCIEVLRNKYLNFDPVLLESDWNNFIESKKNISPDLAQKSESTIHKAKQVIFNMLKGVGLIEGTTNRQIVRPYLSKDFVSCVCRDNPKWLAAFLYSESDIAIMCKERQ, encoded by the coding sequence ATGAAAAAGTACCAACTCTCCTTTACCGCTGTCGGTTTAATGCCGTATGAAATGCAGATGGTGGCTCAGACTTATCTCGAATGTGGAAAAGATTGGAATGCCGCCGAAAAAGAGATCATCGAAAGAAATATATTGCAAAAAATGACGAAAGCGACGCTTAAAAGGAAATTGCAGGAATTCAAAAAGCGGTGTACGGCATTGAACGATGAAGAGTTGATGCGTTTGGCCGAAAATAAAGAGATCAAAGCTTTTGCATTCTTGAGTGCCATAAAAACTTATGCGTTACTCTATGAATTTTGTATCGAAGTACTGAGAAATAAATATTTGAATTTCGATCCCGTTCTTCTGGAGAGTGACTGGAACAATTTCATAGAGTCCAAAAAAAATATCTCACCCGATCTGGCACAAAAAAGCGAAAGCACGATCCATAAAGCGAAACAGGTGATTTTCAATATGCTAAAAGGCGTTGGACTGATCGAAGGGACAACAAATAGACAGATTGTACGCCCCTATCTTTCGAAAGATTTCGTATCCTGTGTATGCCGGGACAACCCCAAATGGCTTGCCGCTTTTCTCTATTCGGAGAGTGATATAGCCATTATGTGCAAAGAGAGACAATGA
- the hypA gene encoding hydrogenase maturation nickel metallochaperone HypA, whose amino-acid sequence MHEYSIVQALLNQCEEHAKANDAKKITRIEVKIGVLSGVEPHLLETAFNTFKEKTICETADFVMQIQPVVIYCSECEEEFVLSEHDYACPKCGGNLVRILDGEDMLLMRLEME is encoded by the coding sequence ATGCATGAGTATTCCATCGTCCAGGCACTGCTGAACCAGTGCGAGGAGCACGCCAAAGCCAACGACGCAAAGAAGATCACCCGCATCGAGGTGAAGATCGGTGTGCTCAGCGGTGTGGAACCGCATCTGCTCGAGACCGCTTTCAATACGTTCAAAGAGAAGACAATCTGCGAAACGGCCGATTTCGTCATGCAAATACAACCCGTCGTGATCTATTGCAGCGAGTGTGAAGAGGAGTTCGTTTTGAGCGAACACGACTATGCCTGCCCTAAGTGTGGCGGTAATTTGGTCAGGATACTCGATGGGGAAGATATGCTGCTGATGCGACTGGAGATGGAGTAG